A genome region from Paradevosia shaoguanensis includes the following:
- the phnH gene encoding phosphonate C-P lyase system protein PhnH, translated as MDNLVLDGGFADLVKDSQSVFRTVMDALSRPGLKQPIHVDAAPPAPLSPEVAAIALTLADHDSPVWLDETLAASEAVVAWLKFHTGAPIVSDPREADFALVTGWATLPKLDAFGIGTDEYPDRSTTVVLAVEGFDGADRTITGPGIKDTGTLTIAGITGDFIAQWALNRELFPCGVDVVFAGAGQVVGLPRTTRIVEA; from the coding sequence ATGGACAATCTTGTGCTCGATGGCGGGTTCGCGGACCTCGTCAAGGATTCCCAGTCGGTGTTCCGCACAGTGATGGATGCGCTCTCGCGTCCGGGCCTGAAGCAGCCGATCCACGTGGATGCGGCCCCGCCCGCACCGCTGTCGCCGGAAGTTGCGGCGATTGCGCTGACGCTGGCCGATCACGACAGCCCGGTATGGCTGGACGAGACGCTGGCGGCGTCCGAGGCGGTTGTCGCGTGGCTCAAGTTCCATACCGGCGCGCCGATCGTCAGCGATCCGCGCGAGGCGGACTTCGCGCTGGTGACGGGGTGGGCGACGCTGCCCAAGCTCGATGCGTTCGGCATCGGTACCGATGAGTATCCCGATCGGTCCACGACGGTGGTGCTTGCCGTGGAAGGGTTCGACGGCGCGGACCGTACGATCACCGGCCCCGGCATCAAGGATACCGGGACGCTGACCATCGCCGGGATCACCGGGGATTTCATCGCGCAATGGGCGCTCAACCGGGAGCTGTTCCCGTGCGGCGTGGATGTGGTGTTCGCGGGCGCCGGCCAGGTGGTCGGGCTGCCGCGGACGACGCGGATCGTGGAGGCTTAA
- the phnG gene encoding phosphonate C-P lyase system protein PhnG, whose amino-acid sequence MAALAAAPTRALAQIWDAWADKPETQRVRGPETGLVMVRGRTGGGGSPFNLGEATVTRATVRLSTGEIGHSYALGRDGEKAVVAATLDALWQTGARQRVMDAVVALEQAALDADEQRRAETAATRVNFFTMVRGED is encoded by the coding sequence ATGGCGGCCCTGGCCGCGGCGCCGACGCGCGCATTGGCGCAGATTTGGGATGCATGGGCCGACAAGCCCGAGACGCAGCGCGTGCGTGGGCCGGAGACCGGCCTCGTGATGGTGCGCGGACGGACAGGCGGCGGCGGTTCCCCGTTCAATCTGGGTGAAGCGACGGTGACGCGCGCGACTGTGCGGCTTTCGACTGGCGAGATCGGGCATTCCTATGCGCTCGGGCGCGACGGCGAGAAGGCCGTGGTTGCGGCTACGCTCGATGCGCTCTGGCAGACCGGGGCGCGGCAGCGCGTGATGGATGCGGTGGTGGCGCTGGAGCAGGCGGCTTTGGACGCCGACGAACAGCGCCGGGCCGAGACGGCGGCGACGCGCGTCAATTTTTTCACCATGGTGCGCGGAGAGGATTGA